In one window of Drosophila innubila isolate TH190305 chromosome 2L unlocalized genomic scaffold, UK_Dinn_1.0 4_B_2L, whole genome shotgun sequence DNA:
- the LOC117780140 gene encoding ficolin-1-like isoform X1 encodes MEPKCTALIFMISTLVWISESNETADFNVTNEILAIKQEQAILKSKQAEFELKNKQDYVRNINKNSHVYADCAEVRDNSMPSGIYEIQIPKSGSSKVYCDTKTWGGPWTVILRRMDGSVNFYRTWRRYREGFGDLDGEFFLGLYKIYALTSESSQELLVQLEDSQGNQTYESYGKFAIASDDEYFALNTLGEASGTAGDSLSHHHTQPFTTYDLNNGNGTNCAEKYTGGWWYGNPCHESNLCGKYGDNTFGKGVNWKTFRGFENSLKRVVMMIRPRKL; translated from the exons ATGGAGCCAAAGTGTACTGCTCTTATCTTTATGATAAGTACACTTGTGTGGATTAGTGAAAGCAATGAAACTGCAGATTTCAATGTGACTAATGAAATTTTAGCGATAAA ACAGGAACAAGCAATTCTCAAATCAAAACAAGctgaatttgaattgaagAACAAACAGGATTAtgttagaaatataaataaaaacagccATGTTTACGCAGATTGCGCTGAAGTCAGGGACAATTCAATGCCCAGTGGGATCTACGAGATACAAATCCCCAAATCTGGATCCAGTAAAGTTTATTGCGATACAAAAACTTGGGGTGGTCCCTGGACAGTCATATTACGGCGGATGGACGGAAGTGTCAACTTTTATCGGACCTGGCGAAGATATAGAGAGGGATTTGGAGATCTGGATGGCGAGTTCTTTTTGGGCTTGTACAAAATATATGCTCTGACATCAGAGAGCAGTCAAGAGTTGCTTGTTCAACTGGAAGACTCGCAAGGTAATCAAACTTATGAGTCCTATGgcaaatttgcaattgcatcAGATGACGAGTACTTTGCATTAAATACATTGGGTGAAGCCAGTGGAACGGCTGGAGATTCTCTTTCACATCATCACACGCAGCCGTTTACAACCTACGATCTAAATAATGGCAATGGAACAAACTGTGCAGAAAAATACACAGGCGGTTGGTGGTATGGCAATCCCTGTCATGAAAG CAACTTGTGCGGCAAATATGGCGATAACACCTTCGGCAAGGGAGTCAATTGGAAAACATTCCGCGGATTCGAGAATTCCCTGAAACGCGTTGTTATGATGATAAGACCACGAAAGCTATAG
- the LOC117780140 gene encoding ficolin-1-like isoform X2: MPSGIYEIQIPKSGSSKVYCDTKTWGGPWTVILRRMDGSVNFYRTWRRYREGFGDLDGEFFLGLYKIYALTSESSQELLVQLEDSQGNQTYESYGKFAIASDDEYFALNTLGEASGTAGDSLSHHHTQPFTTYDLNNGNGTNCAEKYTGGWWYGNPCHESNLCGKYGDNTFGKGVNWKTFRGFENSLKRVVMMIRPRKL; this comes from the exons ATGCCCAGTGGGATCTACGAGATACAAATCCCCAAATCTGGATCCAGTAAAGTTTATTGCGATACAAAAACTTGGGGTGGTCCCTGGACAGTCATATTACGGCGGATGGACGGAAGTGTCAACTTTTATCGGACCTGGCGAAGATATAGAGAGGGATTTGGAGATCTGGATGGCGAGTTCTTTTTGGGCTTGTACAAAATATATGCTCTGACATCAGAGAGCAGTCAAGAGTTGCTTGTTCAACTGGAAGACTCGCAAGGTAATCAAACTTATGAGTCCTATGgcaaatttgcaattgcatcAGATGACGAGTACTTTGCATTAAATACATTGGGTGAAGCCAGTGGAACGGCTGGAGATTCTCTTTCACATCATCACACGCAGCCGTTTACAACCTACGATCTAAATAATGGCAATGGAACAAACTGTGCAGAAAAATACACAGGCGGTTGGTGGTATGGCAATCCCTGTCATGAAAG CAACTTGTGCGGCAAATATGGCGATAACACCTTCGGCAAGGGAGTCAATTGGAAAACATTCCGCGGATTCGAGAATTCCCTGAAACGCGTTGTTATGATGATAAGACCACGAAAGCTATAG